The following are encoded in a window of Castanea sativa cultivar Marrone di Chiusa Pesio chromosome 5, ASM4071231v1 genomic DNA:
- the LOC142637034 gene encoding uncharacterized protein LOC142637034: MEYERIHKVQTGIISPSKLRMKLIGPHHLRKKDGSNSNSSRTSPSKLEDHDFVNSLLASKNGDFDEEVTSANLEVLSVKLSSEAVLNSAQGDQTCCQPKESLPRENGDVGRVKVQQYSKCENGNSSAVHPVRNIIDDENLDYDSNASSSSFEFHKGERSVHNPITRSFSRQMPSKWNDAEKWIMNRQNVQAHYSKKNCLQNQPNRLPVSNMVRIAPESANYDHKLTVSKTADTKRVDFCQPASQMGLDKFSFVPSGSHSISGQAYGGNAVTDPCPQNEDLKEIGHSDLPLTKSSTGDTTGIPAIRSVSMRDMGTEMTPATSLEPSRTATPVGATTPLRSPTSSIPSTPRGGALAPTPKEHNTDEESQNPRERTKKELSEEELKLKTRREIVALGVQLGKMNIAAWASKDEQEKKRPCNESIDMEELERIEYEKRAAAWEDAEKSKHMARYKREEIKIQAWESQQRAKLEAEMRRIEAQVEQLRVQAQAKMVKKIAMTRQRSEEKRAAAEARRNRDAERTAAQTEYIRQTGQMPSTHYICCGWLS; this comes from the exons ATGGAGTACGAGAGGATACACAAAGTTCAG ACTGGTATAATTTCTCCAAGTAAATTGAGGATGAAGCTCATAGGGCCCCACCATCTTAGAAAGaaggatggatcaaatagtaactcTTCCAGAACTTCTCCTTCCAAGCTTGAGGATCATGATTTTGTGAACAGCTTGCTAGCCTCCAaaaatggagattttgatgaagaAG TTACATCTGCCAACTTAGAAGTTCTTTCCGTAAAGTTATCAAGTGAGGCAGTCTTGAACTCCGCACAAGGTGACCAGACTTGTTGCCAACCAAAAGAGTCATTGCCAAGGGAAAATGGTGACGTTGGTCGTGTTAAAGTGCAGCAGTATTCAAAGTGTGAAAATGGTAATTCAAGCGCAGTGCACCCTGTGAGAAACATAATAGATGATGAAAATCTTGATTATGATAGCAATGCTAGTTCTTCTAGTTTTGAGTTTCATAAAGGGGAGAGATCAGTACACAATCCCATTACAAGATCATTTTCAAGGCAAATGCCATCCAAGTGGAATGATGCAGAGAAATGGATAATGAATAGGCAAAATGTACAAGCCCATTATTCTAAAAAGAATTGCTTACAAAACCAACCAAATAGGTTGCCAGTCTCAAATATGGTAAGGATTGCTCCAGAGTCTGCTAATTATGATCATAAGTTAACAGTCAGCAAAACAGCAGACACAAAGAGGGTTGATTTCTGTCAACCTGCGTCACAGATGGGGCTCGATAAGTTCTCTTTTGTTCCCTCAGGGAGTCACTCCATTTCAGGTCAAGCATATGGGGGGAATGCAGTAACTGATCCATGTCCTCAGAATGAGGATTTGAAGGAAATTGGTCATAGTGATTTACCCTTAACAAAAAGTTCAACAGGAGATACGACAG GAATTCCTGCCATAAGATCAGTCTCAATGAGAGACATGGGAACAGAAATGACCCCTGCCACAAGTCTAGAGCCTTCCAGGACTGCTACTCCAGTTGGGGCAACAACTCCACTTCGCAGCCCAACTTCCTCGATTCCATCTACTCCCCGAGGAGGTGCACTTGCTCCAACACCTAAGGAGCACAACACTGACGAGGAATCACAGAATCCAAGagaaagaaccaaaaaagaatTGTCAGAAGAAGAATTGAAGCTCAAGACAAGGAGAGAAATTGTAGCCCTGGGTGTCCAACTAGGTAAGATGAACATTGCTGCATGGGCAAGTAAGGAtgagcaagaaaagaaaaggcctTGTAATGAAAGTATTGATATGGAGGAGCTTGAGCGTATTGAATATGAGAAACGTGCAGCTGCATGGGAAGATGCTGAAAAATCTAAACATATGGCAAG ATATAAGCGTGAGGAAATCAAAATCCAGGCATGGGAAAGTCAGCAGAGGGCAAAACTAGAAGCTGAGATGCGAAGAATAGAg GCCCAAGTTGAACAATTGAGAGTCCAAGCGCAAGCGAAGATGGTGAAGAAGATTGCAATGACAAGGCAAAGATCAGAAGAAAAACGTGCTGCAGCTGAAGCCAGAAGAAACCGTGATGCAGAAAGGACTGCAGCCCAAACAGAATATATTCGTCAAACCGGGCAAATGCCATCTACACATTACATCTGTTGCGGTTGGCTGTCATAA